One region of Triticum aestivum cultivar Chinese Spring chromosome 6B, IWGSC CS RefSeq v2.1, whole genome shotgun sequence genomic DNA includes:
- the LOC123133318 gene encoding uncharacterized protein, producing MSIPAPLEDEDLLREIFLRLPPLPSILSRASLVCTRWRRILSDPRFLRRLSRHHPEPPLLGFFKVSRLTYSAFTPILDQPDRFPAQRCFFVRLLHSLRRPPPPPPLGFSKGSLISYPMFTPVLDPPNHIPAQRLFVPDHGVDWELLGCRHGLAVMLSESLCEVFVWDPLNGHQHRVPFPSKLHRTKMKSFRRCTCSATVMCVDDQDGHVHDDSFLSPSFKLVLICTSRNSKTSFACVYESASGVWGNVVSTSTTDIVMKPNPSILIGNTIYWLLHGGQILAFDIENQTLVVTKTPAEAHGIHNWFIQLLRTEDHSVLGLAIMSELGIHIWETKLNSDGVAGWVLLQKINQLEGILSNAFRNAAMVGYDEELNALVLSTQRGDIMLHLKSMQIRLISEPNERSLMAHFPYRNFYTAGRGVGWKWVDPNL from the exons ATGTCAATTCCAGCGCCGCTGGAGGATGAGGACCTCCTCCGGGAGATTTTCCTCCGGCTCCCACCGCTGCCGTCAATCCTCTCCCGCGCCTCCCTCGTATGCACGCGCTGGCGCCGCATCCTCTCCGATCCCCGCTTCCTCCGCCGTTTGAGCAGACACCACCCGGAACCTCCTCTCTTGGGCTTCTTCAAAGTGTCTCGCCTCACATACTCCGCCTTCACTCCCATCTTGGACCAGCCCGACCGCTTCCCCGCCCAACGCTGCTTCTTTGTTCGGCTTCTTCACAGCTTGAggaggcctcctcctcctcctcctttgggTTTCTCCAAAGGGTCTCTTATCTCATATCCCATGTTTACTCCCGTCTTGGACCCGCCCAATCACATCCCGGCCCAACGTTTGTTTGTGCCCGACCACGGGGTGGATTGGGAATTACTTGGCTGCCGCCACGGCCTCGCCGTCATGCTCAGCGAGTCTCTGTGCGAGGTATTCGTGTGGGATCCCCTCAACGGCCACCAGCAccgcgtgccttttccatccaagcTCCACAGAACAAAAATGAAGAGTTTCCGTAGGTGCACGTGCAGCGCCACGGTGATGTGTGTTGACGATCAAGATGGGCATGTGCACGATGATTCCTTCTTGAGCCCGTCGTTCAAATTGGTCTTGATCTGCACCAGTAGAAACTCGAAGACATCATTCGCTTGTGTCTATGAATCAGCGTCGGGTGTATGGGGGAATGTTGTCTCAACGTCGACTACAGATATAGTTATGAAGCCAAATCCCAGCATCCTTATCGGGAATACAATTTACTGGTTGCTTCATGGAGGTCAAATCCTTGCATTTGATATTGAAAACCAGACTCTTGTCGTCACCAAGACGCCAGCAGAGGCCCATGGTATCCACAACTGGTTCATTCAGCTCTTACGAACAGAAGATCATAGTGTTCTTGGCCTCGCCATTATGTCCGAACTGGGCATTCATATATGGGAGACGAAATTGAACTCTGATGGTGTTGCCGGATGGGTGCTTCTGCAGAAAATCAATCAATTGGAGGGGATCCTGTCTAATGCCTTCAGAAATGCAGCGATGGTGGGGTATGACGAGGAGTTAAATGCGTTGGTTCTGTCCACACAAAGGGGCGACATAATGCTCCACCTTAAGTCGATGCAGATCAGATTAATTTCTGAACCGAATGAGCGGTCTCTTATGGCCCATTTTCCCTACAGAAATTTCTATACTGCAG GCAGGGGAGTTGGGTGGAAATGGGTGGATCCAAATCTCTGA